From Eremothecium sinecaudum strain ATCC 58844 chromosome III, complete sequence:
ATAAATTAGTGACCTATTTTGCACGTACATATAAAAAATGCATATTACAATAAAACTATATAAAGGGATAGCTCACTTCTTGGTGTTTAATAACCATCCCTCTTTTGATTTTCTTTTTAGACCCCGCGTGCTTCAGCAAATGTCATTTTAACCTTTGTTTATTTTGAACGTGGTCATTAACACTTTATTTAATCACAGATATACCATTCACAATAAAACGTATGACGAATTATCAGTCCATACAAGATTTACATTCATTATCGGGTGTAGCGAACACCCACAAACATAGAATCCAAGATTCCGATGAGGATTTTACTTCGCTTGACTGGGTTCAGGACTATCTCAAAGATATACAATACAAACAGAATGTTCAGGCTCAAAAAGGTATACTTGGTAGATTAAAACGATGTCTACATTATTCACAAGATTGGTTTCTGATAACTATTATTGCCTTTGTTTGCGCTACAATGGCGTATGCAATAGATAGATGCGAGGAACTGTTGGTTGACTTAAAGAGGGGTTACTGCGCAAATAATGTTATCTACAATGAGAAAAGATGCTGTGCGAGTTTTACATGTGATAGCTGGCGGCTGTGGCCAGAGGTTTTTGCAGGCGGTAACAGTTGGATATTGAGGGCTGACTTTCTAGTGTATATTATGCTAAGTTTACTATTAGCCCGGCTAGCTGTTGCCATCACGCTAACTACTAAGCGCATGTACCCAGTAGTCTCTGCGTCAGGCGTGACGGTTATGAAGCCAATGTATACTGCATATAGTAGTGGGTTGCCGGAAATCAAAACAATCTTGTCCGGGTTTACCATCAAGAAATTTCTTGGCGTTCACACATTGTTGTGCAAATCGGTGGCGTTGGTATTTGCAATTGCTTCAGGACTTTCACTGGGTAAAGAAGGGCCTTATGTGCACTTGGCCACGTGCATTGGAAATATCTGCGCTAGGTTATTCAAAAAGGCTAGGAACAATGGAGCAGAGAGACGTGTGATGCTTAGCGCTGCCGCAGCAGCAGGGGTCACATTGGCATTCGGATCGCCGCTGGGTGGCGTATTATTCTCTGCAGAAGAAGTCAGCTACTTCTTGCCCGGTAATCAGCTCTTTAAGACCTTTTTCTGTGCTATAATGAGTAATTTATTTCTGAGGATGATGGATCCCTACGGTACTGGAAAAGCGGTTCTTTTTGAGGTTTCATACAAATCGGATTGGATATATCTGGAGATAATCCTCTATGCTATAATTGGCATTGCAGGAGGCCTTTTTGGCTCACTATTCTCCAAATTTGTAAGCTTCTGGGCAGATTGGTTCAGAAATAAAAAAGGAATGAGCGAATACCCTATTAAAGAAGTATTAGTGGTTTCAGGTATCACCGCTTTGCTAACTTTCGCCAATCCTTATACTAACATAGCGGTACCAGAGTTACTGGCTGACATCGCATCGCCGTGTTATCTTCCCGCTGATTATACAGGCAGTGACGGATTATGTCCTAGTGACAAAACCGTTTTTCCTCCTGTTATTTGGCCGTTACTATACGCTCTGGTAGTGAAGATTTTCCTAACAAGTATAACTTTCGGTATTAAAGTTCCAGCTGGAATATATGTACCAACTTTAGTGATCGGTGCATTGTTTGGCAGAGTCTTTGCCATGTACTTCCAATATTTTGTGTACACACATCCGCAGTCTTTCATTGTCCGTGTAATCATGTCCTCTAGCGGGAACTTAAACATTGACTTTGGAATATATGCTATGATATCAGCGGGGGCATTTATGGCCGGTGTCACTCGTATGAACATAACTCTTACAACAATTATGTTTGAATTGACCTCTTCATATAACTATGTGGTTCCATTTTCAATTTCTATAGCCATTTCACTTTTTGTTGCTAACGCTATAGAACCTAGATCGGTTTATGAGCGATTAATACAAAAGAATGGGTTCCCTTTTTTGAATAATCGTAAACCGTTAAATTTTTCAGGAAGTGACATAGACCTTTACGACCtattttcaataattgATTCCACTTCCGCTAATGCCACAAGCATTGATGTGACAACTAATAATTATGTCTACATTGACACCTTGAAAAGTATTACAAAACGCATGAAGCAGCAAGGTCTCCTAGACGGATCCATTCCAGTTTTAAAAAGGAATAGACTCCTGTTCGTTCTTTCTGTTCCGAAACTAGAAAGCATTTTTCGGgatattgaagattttATGTTCCAGAATCACGTTAGAGGTAAACTGCAAATCAAGTTAACGAATATCGATGAGAATACGTTCCAAATAATTAATGAAGATAGTGATAGTAGTAGAGAAAAACGATTTGGCAATCCTCACTGTTCAGATGGGTCAACCAGTGAGGATAGCGCGGGGGGATTAGATTATAAAGGATACCAATTATTAAACGGATTGTGCGACTTGAGGGAGATTATGGATTTCTCAACGATTGCTGTAGATATAAAGTCGCCGTTGTCATTAGTAGAATACATTTTCACTAAATTAGGAAACAGGACTATATCAATTATAGACACCGGTGAATTTGTCGGGATTCTGCATAAgaagcaatttatacagaAATGTCGTAATATCGAAGCATTTTAATGTCTCAACAGCTATAATTTATACCCTCTGATATTGCACACCCTCGGATAATGAGGTATGTCTGACAAATAAACTCAATACACATTCTGTCTACTTTTGTCGCAGTCAGCATCGTCTCCATATGACTTATGATTTTTCCTTTTGGATCCCAGAGATCTATAATTCGACCTTCGGTGGCTTTTGATAAGTCTAATAGCAACGCATAAACATTGTGTTTGTTCGCTTCATCAGAAATTTCATCAGTAAGTACTGTAAACAAAAAGCTGATGATAGAATTCTTATCTAGTTTCCAATCATACCATTGGGACTTTTCAGGGACTGAACATGTTAAATTCTCATTTTTAGACATATCACTTCTAAAAAACATCTTTTTCCATTGTGTCAAGCTCTCTAATAATATCCCGCTGGGTCTTACTTTCCGATCTAAAAACAAACTGGCAATTATTGGTTCACTTCTGAACTGGACCATCGAGCTTAAAAAGGAAAGAACTTGCGATCTTGTTGTCAAATCTGTAGAAATTAAGTCTTCTTGCACCATTTTGATTAAGGGCTCGACTATCTTGCTATCCGAAAATAATAAAGTGGTTAATTCTACTGTTGGATAACCGTCAGAATTTTCTTTATTCATTTGGTTAGTGAATGGGTCCTGAATAATGGCTCCGAAAATACGGACCAATAGACTATAAGATGACTGTCTCTTTTCCTCCTGAAGACTAGAGTGGGAAACGATTATTTTCAATAGACATTCCTCAAGTAAACTGTCTTTTAAGCTTGCAATCAATTTCTCCTTTGATATAAGCTTGATTAATTCTCCTAACGCTTTGCAACGACTTTTGAACATATAATGACTGAGCGACGTAGGAGAGTCAAGATTAGCTTGGTAGCCTTTGTATAGAATAGCAGCTATCTCCGAAAATAGGGTACTAGACCATTCTGCTGCTAGTGGGTTCAAATTACACATAACAGCAAGAACGTCGAGACATTCATTCAACACGGCGGCATCCGGGACAATAGTGTTCATTATCAGTCGCTTAGAACCCTGGATCTGGCTTTCGAACCCTCGCCTGCAAAACTCGAACATCGGAACGGTCTTGAAACTAACATCTTTGAGCCAAAACTCAACTATCTCAGGTAGTACGTACAAGTATTGGGTTAAACTTTTAACATTCTCAATAGTTGACTCGCTGAGAGGAAATACTAACTCATCAAGAAACAAGGCTACCAATTTAGCCACATCTGACACCCATGCTGTTTTTCCACCATATATATAATAGTTAGAGATTATAGGCTTAATTTTGCAGTCAATTTCCTTAAAACGTCTGGCAATAGAATCCTCATATTCAGTTAAATTCTTTGACCACAGTTTCAAACTTTGTTAGCAAAAGGCGTTTTCAATACATTCTAACGACTCTTTGTAAATTCGAATATAGTAAAGGTATCTATACCATAAAACCTACTGATTCACAGCTGTCTACCATATCAGACTGCTCTATCTTTTTCTAGGCCTGGAGCATTTCCTTCCTCGCTTTATGGTGGATCTTGTTTTAAGCTGAAACTACGACGTTGATATGCCATTTATATAAAGGACGTCCTTTCCTTCACAAAACCAAACATGAATAAACTAAATATTATTTACATATAAGACAGAAATACGTCGTATAAGTACTCTGATAAGGATTAGTAGTATTGCAGATGGGTCTTTATGAGGATATGTATGGTAACCAACAACCAACGGAGGACATTAAGATCAAAAAACATGTTTCATTTAAGCCTAGTTCAAAGTTCCATAGTAATAACTACGCGAATCACTACATTCATGCTGACTCATTCCCTCAATCGCATGTAAAGAACATTGAAAATACAGTGGAAGGTTATCCTAAACTTCATAAGTTGTTTCAGCTCAAGGAAAAGCAGATCGCTAAGCATGCGACTACTCCCTTTGGCTGCCATGTTGATATTGATCATATGGTACCAACATTGAACAGGTGGATCCAGCGTGATAAGTTGATCTTTGACGTTGTCATGATAGGGTGCCTCAGTGAAAACCAGTTTATTTACCCATTGCTTACTCAATTACCAATTAACAAGCTTGTTTCCAAACCTGGCTTTCTATTTATTTGGGCCAGTGCTCAAAAGATTAACGAATTAACCAAGTTGTTGAACAACGAAGGATGGGCGAAAAAGTTCCGTAGAAGCGAAGAGTTTGTCTTTGTTCCGGTTAACAAAGACTCACCTTTTTACCCCGGATTGGCCGAAGACGATGAACCCTTGTTTGACAAAATGCAATGGCATTGTTGGATGTGTATAACAGGAACTGTTAGGAGATCTACGGATGGACATTTGATTCACTGTAATGTAGACACCGATTTAGCGATCGAAACTGAAACCACACAGAATGGTGCTATACCCCCACATGTGTATAAAATAGCAGAAAACTTCTCAACTGCTACCAGGAGATTGCATATTATTCCTTCTAGGACTGGAAGCGAGAACCCCGTGAGGTTAAGACCGGGTTGGGTTATAATGAGTCCTGATGTAATGCTAGACAATTTCGATCCCAAGAGATATAAAGATGAAATTAGACAGCTAGGATCAAACCTACCAATGGAAAACAGCATTGAGTCCTTGAGACCCAAGAGCCCTGtccagaagaagaattGAGGACTTAAGGCTTATCCAGAGCATTCAAAGTATTGATGACATACTGCTACATATAACCAGCTACGAGAGTTAGCAATGGGATAGTAAAGTAAACCATTCTATTTATCGCATTCCAACAACTTAGCAGAATACAACTTTTGCCATTACCGCGCTACAGACAATGGAATTTTTTAGTAACGATGACTTGATGATTTCTCCTTACTACTATCGGCGGAAACTGAAGTAGATAAACTTTGGTAGAAAAAGACAAAAATATACCCAAAGCTCATAAATGCAGCTAATAATATATCATTATATAAATCATAAAGCATATAAGTCTCATAAATTATGGAAATTGCACTGTATTAATTTTAAAAGAGCATTGTGCTTTAACCGCGGAATCACTCCGCTGCCAAGAAAGTAGTCAGCCTGTTATGTCTCATCTCGGATTTTTCCTCATTTTTTCCCTATTTTGTTTTTTGATTTCTTGTTTCATATGACATCACTTTTAACGGGACAGAAAAATTTTATAGTGGAATAATCTGAGATGAGAtgcgatgagatgagatgagtTTAAACTGAGTAGTCTCACCTTTATTTGAAGTTCTTAGGTAGATCTGACTATTAGCAGTTATTTTCAGTTAGTTCGGATAAGATGGGTAAAGttcagaagaagaataGCAAAGGTCGTTTAGACAAGTATTACTATTTGGCGAAAGAAAAAGGTTACCGTGCCCGTTCGTCATTCAAAATCATACAAATTAATGAAAAGTTCGGTCATTTTCTTGAGAAATCAAAAGTTGTGATTGATCTGTGTGCTGCGCCAGGTTCTTGGTGTCAGGTTGCTTCTAATCTATGTCCATTAAATTCTCTAATCATTGGTGTGGATATTGTTCCCATGAAGCCCATGGCTAACGTTATTACGTTTCAGAGTGATATTACCACCGAGGACTGTAGATCTAGGCTGAGAGGATACATGAAGACTTGGAAAGCTGATACAGTTTTGCATGATGGTGCTCCTAACGTGGGTTTGAATTGGGTTCAAGATGCATTTACACAATCTCACTTGACGCTACAGGCGTTGAAGTTGGCTGTTGAGAACCTTGTTGTTGGCGGGACATTTGTAACCAAAGTGTTCAGATCCAAGGATTATAACAAATTGATTTGGGTATTTAAGCAGTTGTTTGTGAAAGTTCAAGCTACAAAACCTCCAGCATCCAGAAACGTTTCCGCAGAAATTTTCGTCGTTTGTAAAGGTTTCAAGGCCCCCAAGAAGCTAGATTATAGACTCCTAGATCCCAAAGAAGTGTTTGAGGAACTTCCAGATGGACCTCAGAATATGCAGGCGAAGGTTTATAACCCTGAGAAGAAGGTCAGAAAGAGAGACGGTTATGAAGAAGGCGATTACTTATTATTCCATGAGAAACCTATCATGGATTTCGTACGTGTAGAAGATCCAATTCAGCTACTGGGGGAGATGAATCGGTTTACTGTTGATAAGGAAGAGCATGAATGGAAgattttgaagaaaatgTCACAGACTACCCCAGAGTTTATGGAGTGCATTAAGGATCTAAAAGTGTTAGGTAAGAAGGACTTTAAGATGTTACTAAAATGGAGGAAAGCTGCTAGAGCTCTACTTGGTattgatgaagaggatgaGAAGCCAGTGGTAGAAGCCGTTCCACTTACTGAGGAAGAGCAGATTGATAAAGAACTACAGGATTTGCAAGAAAAGCAGAGGTTGAACAGCAAACGTGAAAAGCGGAAGCGGAATGAACAGAAACAGAAGGAAATCGTTAGGATGCAAATGCAAATGTTAACTCCAACTGATATCGGTATCGAAGCTGCTAGTCTAGGAAGAGAGTCTTTATTTAACCTCAAGACCGCAGAAA
This genomic window contains:
- a CDS encoding chloride channel protein (Syntenic homolog of Ashbya gossypii AFR738C; Syntenic homolog of Ashbya gossypii NOHBY664; No homolog in Saccharomyces cerevisiae; Non-syntenic homolog of Kluyveromyces lactis KLLA0E22605g), with the translated sequence MTNYQSIQDLHSLSGVANTHKHRIQDSDEDFTSLDWVQDYLKDIQYKQNVQAQKGILGRLKRCLHYSQDWFLITIIAFVCATMAYAIDRCEELLVDLKRGYCANNVIYNEKRCCASFTCDSWRLWPEVFAGGNSWILRADFLVYIMLSLLLARLAVAITLTTKRMYPVVSASGVTVMKPMYTAYSSGLPEIKTILSGFTIKKFLGVHTLLCKSVALVFAIASGLSLGKEGPYVHLATCIGNICARLFKKARNNGAERRVMLSAAAAAGVTLAFGSPLGGVLFSAEEVSYFLPGNQLFKTFFCAIMSNLFLRMMDPYGTGKAVLFEVSYKSDWIYLEIILYAIIGIAGGLFGSLFSKFVSFWADWFRNKKGMSEYPIKEVLVVSGITALLTFANPYTNIAVPELLADIASPCYLPADYTGSDGLCPSDKTVFPPVIWPLLYALVVKIFLTSITFGIKVPAGIYVPTLVIGALFGRVFAMYFQYFVYTHPQSFIVRVIMSSSGNLNIDFGIYAMISAGAFMAGVTRMNITLTTIMFELTSSYNYVVPFSISIAISLFVANAIEPRSVYERLIQKNGFPFLNNRKPLNFSGSDIDLYDLFSIIDSTSANATSIDVTTNNYVYIDTLKSITKRMKQQGLLDGSIPVLKRNRLLFVLSVPKLESIFRDIEDFMFQNHVRGKLQIKLTNIDENTFQIINEDSDSSREKRFGNPHCSDGSTSEDSAGGLDYKGYQLLNGLCDLREIMDFSTIAVDIKSPLSLVEYIFTKLGNRTISIIDTGEFVGILHKKQFIQKCRNIEAF
- a CDS encoding HCL674Cp (Syntenic homolog of Ashbya gossypii AFR737W; Syntenic homolog of Ashbya gossypii NOHBY663; No homolog in Saccharomyces cerevisiae; Syntenic homolog of Kluyveromyces lactis KLLA0C00671g), with the translated sequence MVDSCESVGFMNLTEYEDSIARRFKEIDCKIKPIISNYYIYGGKTAWVSDVAKLVALFLDELVFPLSESTIENVKSLTQYLYVLPEIVEFWLKDVSFKTVPMFEFCRRGFESQIQGSKRLIMNTIVPDAAVLNECLDVLAVMCNLNPLAAEWSSTLFSEIAAILYKGYQANLDSPTSLSHYMFKSRCKALGELIKLISKEKLIASLKDSLLEECLLKIIVSHSSLQEEKRQSSYSLLVRIFGAIIQDPFTNQMNKENSDGYPTVELTTLLFSDSKIVEPLIKMVQEDLISTDLTTRSQVLSFLSSMVQFRSEPIIASLFLDRKVRPSGILLESLTQWKKMFFRSDMSKNENLTCSVPEKSQWYDWKLDKNSIISFLFTVLTDEISDEANKHNVYALLLDLSKATEGRIIDLWDPKGKIISHMETMLTATKVDRMCIEFICQTYLIIRGCAISEGINYSC
- the KAR4 gene encoding Kar4p (Syntenic homolog of Ashbya gossypii AFR736C; Syntenic homolog of Saccharomyces cerevisiae YCL055W (KAR4)), with the protein product MGLYEDMYGNQQPTEDIKIKKHVSFKPSSKFHSNNYANHYIHADSFPQSHVKNIENTVEGYPKLHKLFQLKEKQIAKHATTPFGCHVDIDHMVPTLNRWIQRDKLIFDVVMIGCLSENQFIYPLLTQLPINKLVSKPGFLFIWASAQKINELTKLLNNEGWAKKFRRSEEFVFVPVNKDSPFYPGLAEDDEPLFDKMQWHCWMCITGTVRRSTDGHLIHCNVDTDLAIETETTQNGAIPPHVYKIAENFSTATRRLHIIPSRTGSENPVRLRPGWVIMSPDVMLDNFDPKRYKDEIRQLGSNLPMENSIESLRPKSPVQKKN